The Pyrus communis chromosome 8, drPyrComm1.1, whole genome shotgun sequence region AAATTTCAGTTGTCATGGTAAATTATCTGCGgagaaatttgttttctttctgttaAAATCCCAATTGGGCTTTGGGGTGTTACCCCAGCAGTAACTTAGAACAAGAAATGTATGTAGAATTGTTCATCAGGCGAATAGTGTGACTGCAGAAAGCAAGCTCTGGTAAAATCTTGTAAATGTATGTGGTCGAATTTTTTGATATGATTAATGTTGTTGAATTGAGGTGGAGGAGAAGAAAGCAATCAAATTTCTGGTCAGAGAGTGAGTATATTTCCGAAAGTCGGTGACTTTATTCGATTATGTGATTGTATTgcttaaaatgaaacaaaaacaattggTGAAGTTGTAGAATTTGATACTGGTTTCGGAACTTTGAAAACATGGAGACAATCTGATAAAGATTTAACTTTATAGACACATTGAACTCCAGTTGTAAGAATGTGAAAGAATGCTACTAGACTTGAGAGCGGTTTCGCTTTCTGAAATTCCTAATGGCCAGGTCTTATGTTGGGGTATAGAACATAGAACACAGTTTTCATCATCAGGGTGATTAATCTGATGTGTTATGGTTTTTCGTTGAAGACTGAGAAGATAGAACACAATTTTAATCATCACCATGAAACAGATCTAGCTGGTTCAATATAAAATCTGTTATCAGTGGTATCGTAATCACGAGAATGCATTAAGCTTTTGTGTTCAAGATTTATTATGCTATTCCATTTCAATCACTCATTATATTCTCCTTTGATTGCATTCATAACAAAACCTGatgtacttttctaaatatacaAAGCTGCGGTTGGAAGTGCAGAATACATAGAGGAACCTGCTACCAAAGAGAAATTTCAAACATCTTTGAGTTTACCGGGTTGTTCGAGTTCATTGACGTTGCTTGGAACTGGTTAGTTGCTTCAAATCACATATAGCAAAGTGCATTCACTCTAAGAAAAAGAAGATTTCTGTGTGTTTCCTTTTGATACAAATAATTGCGTGATACATGTAGCAAATAACCTCAATGTTGGCAATGGTTGTAGGATACAGGGAAAAGGTCTTTGCAATTATTGGCGTAAAAGTCTATGCTGCAGGACTATATGTGAACCAGTCCGTCTTAAATAGTTTGCATGCTTGGAAAGGAAGATCAGCTGCTGAGATTCAAGAGGATTCATCCTTGTTCAACTCTATTTTTCTATGTAATAATCATAAAAAGTATGCATCTTCCTTGCCGCACACACTCGCACATATAGAGGATGCTAACGTTACTTTTCCTAATTGCAGCTCCTTTGGAGAAATCGTTACAGATTGTTCTGGTTAGAGATGTTGATGGGAAAACTTTTTGGGACGCCTTGAATGATGCCATCTCTCCAAGAATCAAATCACCAACCCCTGTTGATGAATCTGCACTGTCCACATTCCGTAGCATCTTTCAAGGGCAACCTCTTAAGAAAGGAACTTTCATATTTTTGACTTGGCCAGACCCTTCCAAAATGCTTGTAAGTTCGAATTTACTGGTTTCTTATGCATGCTAACTACTGCAGTCTTTTGGGAGTTCTATGTTTCCCTGAATTATTTCCCTCGGACTTCCTCTAACACGCATGCTAGTTTGTGTTTTCAAAACCAACATAGTTA contains the following coding sequences:
- the LOC137743449 gene encoding fatty-acid-binding protein 3, chloroplastic-like, translating into MFEAQAICSPKWLQFPTPTGNSIPKPRIGFPTGISNPNVLICQTPIHFPPHKNIKSQTPFAVNASSASAAVGSAEYIEEPATKEKFQTSLSLPGCSSSLTLLGTGYREKVFAIIGVKVYAAGLYVNQSVLNSLHAWKGRSAAEIQEDSSLFNSIFLSPLEKSLQIVLVRDVDGKTFWDALNDAISPRIKSPTPVDESALSTFRSIFQGQPLKKGTFIFLTWPDPSKMLVSISSDGLPSSVGAEIKSENVAFALFDVFFGDTPVSFSLKASVVKGLESILK